The Zonotrichia leucophrys gambelii isolate GWCS_2022_RI chromosome 23, RI_Zleu_2.0, whole genome shotgun sequence genome includes a region encoding these proteins:
- the LIN28A gene encoding protein lin-28 homolog A — protein MGSVSNQQFAGAKPGEEPAGDSPKAENDSQPLHGSGICKWFNVRMGFGFLSMTAKGGATLDSPVDVFVHQSKLHMEGFRSLKEGEAVEFTFKKSSKGLESIRVTGPGGVFCIGSERRPKGKSLQKRRSKGDRCYNCGGLDHHAKECKLPPQPKKCHFCQSISHMVANCPAKAQQSPSSQGKPAYFREEEDMHSPALLPESRE, from the exons ATGGGGTCTGTTTCCAACCAGCAGTTTGCAG GTGCGAAGCCGGGCGAGGAGCCGGCCGGAGACTCGCCCAAGGCCGAGAACGATTCGCAGCCCCTGCACGGCTCCGGCATCTGTAAATGGTTCAACGTCCGCATGGGCTTCGGCTTCCTCTCCATGACCGCCAAGGGCGGCGCGACCCTGGACTCGCCCGTCGATGTCTTCGTGCACCAG agcaAGCTGCACATGGAGGGATTCCGCAGCCTGAAGGAGGGCGAGGCTGTCGAGTTCACCTTCAAGAAATCATCCAAAGGCCTCGAGTCCATCCGGGTGACGGGGCCCGGGGGCGTCTTCTGCATCGGCAGCGAGAGGAGGCCCAAGGGGAAGAGCCTCCAGAAGCGCAGATCCAAAGGAGACCG GTGCTACAACTGCGGCGGGCTGGACCACCACGCCAAGGAGTGCAAGCTGCCCCCGCAGCCCAAGAAGTGCCACTTCTGCCAGAGCATCAGCCACATGGTGGCCAACTGCCCCGCCAAAGCACAGCAGTCGCCCAGCTCGCAGGGCAAGCCCGCCTACTTCcgagaggaggaggacatgcaCAGCCCGGCGCTGCTCCCCGAGAGCCGCGAATGA
- the CRYBG2 gene encoding beta/gamma crystallin domain-containing protein 2: MDPPFRHSKSRAFISSAELSMKPGAAAAPEGRSRFQKVSLVSRRLESPRGRDGSPSRVSLLLQAWEREIVEKKTGSGPAAPAHREPPSSAGLRKGFTAHGPIFSQVYAPAQRPRRQDERGKAGPGGDGSPGPEVPVHRESYVHGTLLPTGPAERPAAAPGDGPGAPGAAKAGGAPALPRARQVTVLRTGRDAEGRGAPNGTLGTAGTTAASARRDSPGQEGSGSAGAAEGSESSPGSAEAAGPPEEASPEEKDSAQAEPAPAEAAPVEAAPGAGDRPGDPQSSVSCSPQGPSAGQAAPAGTGEGSVADLDGTMPATPARTESPPGAGSTPETPPSEESDGPEPSSETAASAKAEIELEGDETMGDPQKPESTPEPPSEPPAPEPPAESPPDASEEDPELLVDMEILVDTLRNMEPSEMRKAPKAPRQPRPSALGRCAALPPIHEHRVAPRAPLALPLPQALRELLERGPAPARPHEPPEEEEEEEIENPYLSPEERAAAGSRRGVPGNGVGGEGWVEGGSLAQDENNKAAGESSAPFRGNVLKGMALLSHFLEQRAAGAEEGKPYSRLDKSVLYGRFVCPGAGGSEPACPGHHNGLGPAGPEVAVLGALSPGSVPAVPEEPEGSVTLSLEPVLDDKEGLKINTRPGKIILYSEAGFAGHKREIWDDIPDATSWELSHTISIRVIRGGWVMYEKPRFRGRKCVLAEGDVEIDNPWTAYGDSGDSGHSGHPRGSRPFRIGSFKRVVRDYRTPQISLFAQENGEGARLRFSGSAEDTREQGQALAAASIIVHSGLWLLYSKPFFDDDPYVLEPGGYPNLKAWGAKEPSICSMHPIRLGCPVVERPGEPQVLIYEAAAFQGRSFTVSRDIYDLRRVPEAALPTVGSLRVLGGCWVGYEKEGFRGHQYLLEEGEYQDWRHWGGYSPELVSLRLIRTDFSEPALVLFEAMDFEAGASVELSEALPDTGLAGYGSVTQSIHVLSGVWVAYEGPNYSGEQYILEKGVYRSCEDWGATDCHIASAQPILQVREHNLHFVSKILLFSEPDFLGDHVAFEEDQGALPEAFTPRSCRVRGGSWILFDGQDFTGEQHVLSEGEYPTLSAMGCLCSTAICSLRKVPLFFSEPSIFLHGLECFEGKEIELNAEVRSLQAEGFNNHVLSVRVKGGIWVLCEHGDFRGRQWLLDCTEITNWLTYSGLQHVGSLYPIRQRRVYFHIRSRELQLLLSVPDDVEDMKAGRVVVSSLSEQSSSVWYYEDGLIKNQVAPTMSLQVIGPAGKGAKAVLWSETRLPRQTWSVDSQGRIHSQMFEDMVLDIKGGRSYDRDHAVVWDVAEERPTQLWDIQVL, encoded by the exons ATGGATCCGCCGTTCCGGCACAGCAAGAGCCGAGCCTTCATCTCCAGCGCGGAGCTCAGCATGAAGCCgggggccgcggccgcccccgAGGGCCGCTCCCGCTTCCAGAAGGTCTCGCTGGTGTCGCGGCGCCTGGAGAGCCCCCGGGGCCGGGACGGGAGCCCGTCCCgcgtgtccctgctgctgcaggcctgGGAGAGGGAGATCGTGGAGAAGAAGACGggctccggccccgccgccccggcccaCCGGGAGCCCCCGTCCTCCGCCGGTCTCCGCAAGGGCTTCACGGCTCACGGCCCCATCTTCTCGCAGGTCTATGCCCCGGCGCAGCGGCCCCGGCGCCAGGACGAGCGGGGCAaggcggggcccggcggggacGGCTCCCCCGGCCCGGAGGTGCCGGTGCACCGGGAGAGCTACGTGCACggcaccctgctgcccacgggccCCGCCGAGCGCCCCGCGGCGGCTCCCGGGGACGGGcccggtgcccccggtgccGCCAAGGCCGGCGGCGCCCCCGCCCTGCCCAGGGCCCGGCAGGTCACCGTGCTGCGGACCGGCAGGGACGCGGAGGGACGGGGGGCTCCGAACGGGACACTCGGCACTGCCGGGACCACCGCGGCCTCGGCACGGCGGGACAGCCCCGGGCAGGAGGGCAGCGGCTCTGcgggggctgcagagggctcGGAGAGCTCACCTGGCAGCGCAGAGGCCGCTGGGCCCCCGGAGGAGGCATCTCCCGAGGAGAAGGACTCAGCACAAGCCGAGCCCGCGCCGGCGGAGGCGGCTCCGGTGGAGGCGGCTCCGGGGGCCGGGGACAGGCCCGGGGACCCCCAAAGCAGCGTGAGCTGCTCCCCGCAGGGTCCCTCggctggccaggctgctccGGCTGGCACGGGTGAGGGCAGCGTGGCAGACCTGGATGGCACCATGCCAGCCACGCCAGCGAGGACAGAGAGCCCCCcgggggctggcagcacccccGAGACCCCCCCCTCAGAGGAGAGCGATGGTCCAGAGCCTTCATCTGAAACAGCGGCATCAGCCAAGGCTGAGATTGAGCTGGAGGGGGATGAGACGATGGGAGACCCCCAAAAGCCTGAGagcaccccagagccccccagcgAGCCCCCAGCGCCCGAACCCCCGGCCGAGAGCCCCCCGGACGCGAGCGAGGAGGACCCCGAGCTGCTGGTGGACATGGAGATCTTGGTGGACACGCTGCGGAACATGGAGCCCTCGGAGATGCGCAAGGCGCCCAAAGCCCCGCGGCAGCCGCGGCCGTCGGCGCTGGGGCGCTGCGCTGCCCTGCCGCCCATCCACGAGCACCGCGtggccccccgcgcccccctggccctgcccctgccccaggccctgCGGGAGCTGCTGGAGCGGGGTCcggccccggcgcggccccACGAGCcccccgaggaggaggaggaggaggagatcgAGAACCCCTACCTGAGCCCCGAGGAGCGGGCGGCCGCGGGGAGCCGCCGGGGGGTGCCCGGGAATGGCGTGGGGGGTGAGGGGTGGGTGGAGGGGGGCTCGCTGGCACAGGATGAGAACAACAAAGCGGCGGGCGAGAGCAGCGCGCCCTTCCGAGGGAACGTCCTCAAGGGCATGGCGCTGCTGTCGCACTTCTTGGAGCAGCGGGCAGCCGGGGCTGAGGAGGGCAAGCCCTACTCCCGCCTGGACAAGAGCGTGCTCTACGGCCGCTTCGTGTGCCCCGGCGCCGGGGGCTCGGAGCCAGCCTGCCCCGGGCACCACAAcgggctgggccctgctggccccGAGGTGGCCGTGCTGGGAGCGCTGAgcccgggctctgtccctgctgtccccgaGGAGCCAGAGGGCAGCGTGACCCTGAGCCTCGAGCCTGTCCTG GACGATAAGGAGGGCTTGAAGATCAACACAAGACCCGGCAAG ATCATCCTGTACTCCGAGGCCGGCTTCGCGGGGCACAAACGGGAGATCTGGGACGACATCCCCGACGCCACGTCCTGGGAGCTGTCCCACACCATCTCCATCCGAGTCATCCGCGGCGG GTGGGTGATGTACGAGAAGCCGCGGTTCCGAGGGCGCAAATGCGTCCTGGCCGAAGGGGATGTGGAGATCGACAACCCCTGGACGGCGtacggggacagcggggacagcgggcacAGCGGGCACCCCCGCGGCAGCCGCCCGTTCCGCATCGGCTCCTTCAAGCGGGTGGTGCGG GATTACCGCACGCCCCAGATCAGCCTGTTCGCCCAGGAGAACGGAGAGGGCGCCCGGCTCCGCTTCAGCGGCTCGGCCGAGGACACCCGCGAGCAGGGCCAGGCGCTGGCGGCCGCCTCCATCATCGTGCACTCGGGCCT GTGGCTGCTTTACTCCAAACCTTTCTTTGATGACGATCCCTACGTTCTGGAGCCGGGCGGGTACCCCAATTTGAAGGCGTGGGGAGCAAAGGAGCCGTCCATCTGCTCCATGCACCCCATCAGGCTG gGCTGCCCCGTCGTGGAGAGACCTGGTGAGCCTCAG gtgctgatCTATGAggctgcagctttccagggCCGCAGCTTCACCGTCAGCAGAGACATCTACGACCTGAGGCGCGTGCCCgaggcagccctgcccaccGTGGGCTCCCTGCGTGTCCTGGGGGGCTG ctgggtTGGCTACGAGAAGGAGGGATTCCGTGGCCACCAGTACCTGCTGGAGGAAGGGGAGTACCAGGACTGGAGGCACTGGGGCGGCTACAGCCCGGAGCTGGTGTCCCTGCGGCTCATCCGGAcg GATTtctcagagccagccctggtgctgtttGAGGCCATGGACTTCGAGGCGGGCGCGAGCGTGGAGCTGAGCGAGGCGCTGCCCGACACGGGGCTGGCTGGTTATGGCAGCGTCACACAGTCCATCCACGTGCTGAGCGGGGT CTGGGTGGCCTACGAGGGCCCCAACTACTCCGGGGAGCAGTACATCCTGGAGAAGGGCGTGTACCGCAGCTGCGAGGACTGGGGTGCCACCGACTGCCACATCGCCTCTGCACAGCCCATCCTGCAG GTCAGGGAACACAACCTGCACTTCGTCTCCAAG ATCCTGCTTTTCTCAGAGCCGGATTTCCTGGGGGACCACGTGGCCTTTGAGGAGGACCAGGGTGCCCTGCCCGAAGCCTTCACCCCGCGCTCCTGCCGAGTCCGTGGGGGCAG CTGGATCCTGTTCGACGGGCAGGACTTCACTGGGGAGCAGCACGTGCTGTCCGAGGGCGAGTACCCCACGCTCAGTGCCATGGGCTGCCTGTGCTCCACCGCCATCTGCTCCTTGAGGAAAGTTCCGCTG TTTTTCTCGGAGCCCTCCATCTTCCTGCACGGCCTGGAGTGTTTCGAGGGGAAGGAGATCGAGCTCAACGCCGAGGTGCGGAGCCTGCAGGCCGAGGGTTTCAACAACCACGTGCTGTCCGTGCGGGTCAAAGGAGGGAT ctgggtgctgtgcGAGCACGGTGATTTCCGAGGGCGGCAGTGGCTGCTGGACTGCACTGAGATCACCAACTGGCTGACCTACAGCGGGCTGCAGCACGTGGGCTCCCTCTACCCCATCCGCCAG AGAAGGGTCTATTTCCAcatcaggagcagggagctgcagctcctcctctcgGTGCCCGACGACGTGGAGGACATGAAGGCGGGCAGGGTGGTGGTGTCCAGCCTGAGCGAGCAGAGCAGCTCCGTGTGGTACTACGAGGACGGGCTGATCAAAAACCag GTGGCCCCCACCATGAGCCTGCAGGTGATCGGGCCGGCGGGGAAAGGCGCCAAGGCCGTGCTCTGGTCCGAGACGCGGCTGCCGCGGCAGACCTGGAGCGTGGACAGCCAGGGACGGATCCACAGCCAGATGTTCGAGGACATGGTGCTGGACATCAAGG GCGGCCGCAGCTACGACCGGGACCACGCCGTGGTGTGGGACGTGGCTGAGGAGAGACCCACGCAGCTCTGGGACATCCAGGTGCTCTGA